Proteins from a genomic interval of Capsicum annuum cultivar UCD-10X-F1 chromosome 4, UCD10Xv1.1, whole genome shotgun sequence:
- the LOC107868464 gene encoding acylamino-acid-releasing enzyme, which yields MTSILSPSIGVRTHSFVSVLLHSHPFRPFFKQHKPHSCRPFWLYKRSFSVFSKMTNVGASSPKEFPLGLDASFEEEYTAQSSLLQDFTSIPTIDKAWTFTSDGGSQGMFSMTQPNLLANKKRRYILPCHISKGSANAVSFQWAAFPIEMSNVSMMVPSPSGSKLLVVRNPENDSPTKFEIWGSSLVEKEFCVPASVHDSVYADGWFEGISWNSDETLIAYVAEEPAPSKPTFTTFGYKKEKSTDKECGSWKGQGEWEEEWGEAYAGKRQPALFVIDVNSGEVRPVEGIGKSLSVGQVVWAPSGEGLPQYLVFVGWPSDTRKLGIKYCYNRPCALYAVRTPFSKKEVDQSGTNAANDVAPIKLTQSISSAFFPRFSPDGKSLIFLSARSSVDSWAHSATDSLHRIDWSFSGKPTPDATIVDVVPIVMCPEDGCFPGLYCFSVLSRPWLSDGCTMILSSIWGSTQVIISVNVLSGNVSRISPGDSSFSWNLLALDGDNIIAVCSSPVDVPAIKYGSLVRKESAEASWSWFDVSSPISRCSEKVTSLLSSRQFSIMKIPVRDISENLTKGASKPYEAIFVSSKRQSHNVCDPLIVVLHGGPHSTSLSSFSKSLAFLSSLGYSLLIVNYRGSLGFGEEAVQSLPGKIGSQDVNDVLAAIDHVIEKGLADPSKIAVLGGSHGGFLTTHLIGQAPDKFAAAVARNPVCNLALMVGTSDIPDWCYAETFGDKGKSSFTEATSAEHLDAFYRKSPILHISKVRTPTLFLLGAKDLRVPMFTGLQYARALKEKGVEVKVVMFPEDNHALDRPQSDFESFLNIGVWLKKFCK from the exons ACGAAGTTTCTCAGTTTTCTCCAAAATGACTAATGTGGGAGCCAGCTCTCCTAAAGAGTTTCCTCTGGGTTTGGATGCGAGTTTTGAGGAAGAATACACTGCTCAATCTAGCTTGCTCCAAGATTTCACTAGTATCCCCACCATTGACAAGGCATGGACTTTCACATCCGACGGTG GTTCCCAGGGTATGTTCTCGATGACCCAACCGAATCTCCTAGCCAACAAGAAGAGGAGATACATATTACCTTGTCATATTTCAAAAGGAAGTGCAAATGCTGTAAGCTTCCAATGGGCTGCGTTCCCTATTGAGATGTCCAATGTCTCTATGATGGTTCCATCACCTTCAGGTTCAAAGCTTCTTGTAGTTAGAAATCctgaaaatgattctccgaccAAGTTTGAAATTTGGGGTTCATCTTTGGTGGAAAAGGAGTTTTGCGTTCCGGCTTCTGtccacgactctgtatatgcagaTGGATG GTTTGAGGGAATCTCATGGAACAGTGATGAAACTCTTATTGCTTATGTTGCTGAGGAGCCAGCTCCCTCGAAGCCTACATTTACTACTTTTGGTTATAAGAAAGAGAAATCTACAGATAAGGAATGTGGGAGCTGGAAAGGTCAAGGGGAATGGGAAGAGGAGTGGGGTGAAGCCTATGCTGGAAAAAGACAACCTGCTCTTTTCGTCATCGATGTCAACAG TGGAGAAGTACGTCCTGTCGAAGGAATTGGGAAGTCACTGAGTGTCGGACAAGTTGTATGGGCTCCATCTGGTGAAGGCTTGCCACAATATCTGGTTTTTGTCGGGTGGCCATCAGATACTAGAAAGTTGGGTATAAAATATTGCTATAACAGGCCTTGTGCCTTGTATGCCGTTAGAACTCCATTTTCAAAGAAAGAGGTCGATCAATCTGG AACTAATGCAGCCAACGATGTAGCTCCAATTAAGCTGACACAAAGCATAAGTAGTGCTTTCTTTCCTCGTTTCAG TCCGGATGGAAAATCGCTTATATTTTTGTCTGCTAGAAGTTCAGTAGATTCTTGGGCACATTCTGCTACTGATTCACTTCATAGGATTGATTGGTCATTCAGCGGAAAGCCAACTCCAGATGCTACAATTGTTGATGTG GTTCCGATTGTGATGTGTCCTGAAGATGGCTGCTTCCCTGGCCTTTACTGCTTTAGTGTTCTTAGTAGACCTTGGCTTTCCGATGGATGTACTATGATTTTATCTTCTATCTGGGGCAGCACACAAGTAATAATTTCAGTAAACGTGCTAAG tggAAACGTATCACGGATTAGCCCTGGAGACTCTAGCTTCTCTTGGAATTTGCTTGCACTAGATGGTGACAACATCATAGCGG TTTGTAGTAGTCCTGTTGATGTTCCTGCAATCAAGTATGGTTCCCTTGTCCGTAAGGAATCTGCAGAGGCCTCATGGAGTTGGTTCGATGTTTCAAGCCCAATATCTAGATGCTCTGAAAAG GTTACATCTTTGCTGTCTTCGCGCCAATTTAGTATTATGAAGATTCCTGTCAGGGATATCTCGGAGAACCTTACTAAAG GTGCCAGCAAGCCGTATGAGGCTATCTTTGTATCCTCCAAGCGGCAGAGTCACAACGTGTGCGATCCGCTGATTGTAGTCCTTCACGGCGGTCCTCATTCTACTTCATTGTCAAGCTTCTCAAAGTCCTTGGCTTTCCTTTCTTCACTTGGTTATAGCTTGTTGATTGTAAATTATAG AGGCTCCTTGGGTTTCGGCGAGGAAGCAGTACAATCTCTTCCTGGGAAAATTGGATCACAG GATGTTAACGATGTGCTTGCTGCTATAGATCATGTCATTGAAAAGGGACTTGCAGATCCATCTAAGATAGCAGTGCTCGGCGGTTCCCATGGTGGATTTTTAACCACTCACTTGATTGGACAG GCACCAGATAAGTTTGCAGCAGCAGTTGCAAGGAACCCCGTCTGCAACCTCGCTTTGATGGTCGGTACATCGGATATACCTGATTGGTGCTATGCAGAGACATTTGGAGATAAGGGAAAATCAAGCTTTACGGAAGCTACTTCAGCTGAACACCTTGACGCCTTTTACAGAAAATCACCTATTCTACACATCTCCAAG GTCAGAACTCCTACGCTTTTCTTGTTAGGTGCTAAGGACCTCCGTGTACCAATGTTTACTGGTTTACAA TATGCACGTGCGTTGAAGGAGAAAGGCGTGGAGGTTAAAGTCGTCATGTTTCCCGAGGACAATCATGCACTTGATAG